GGCCGAGTGCGCTCGGCCCGAGCTGGGGACGCCCGTTGCTCGACCTGTCGCTGCTCGCTGCGACCTGGCGACGGGCCCGGCGCTTTCGGCCCCACGTGCTCCACGCGCACCTCCACGAGGGCGTCCTCATCGGCACGATCGTGCGGGCGCTCACCGGCATCCCCCTCATCGCCGACCTGCAGGGGAGCCTGACCGAGGAACTCGTCGACCATCGGTTCCTGCGGACCACAGGCCTGCTGAACATGGCGTGCCGCCGGTTCGAACGGTGGCTCACGCGCCGGCCTGACGCGATTCTCGTCAGTTCGGCCGCGGCGTCGAGCCTCGTCACGTCGGGAGTCGCCGCGCCCGATCGCGTCGTGCCGCTGCCCGACGGCGTCGACCTGCAGCAGTTTCGCCCTGGGCTCGGCGATGCGGCGCTTCGCACCGCGCTCGGCCTCACGGGCAGGCGCGTGGTCGTCTTCCTCGGCGTGCTGACGCCGTACCAGGGCGTCGACGCGCTGCTCGACGCCGTGCCCCGCGTGGCCGTTGAGGTGCCCGACGTGCACTTCCTGGTCATGGGCTACCCCAACGAAGCCCACTACCGTACGCTCGTGCAGACCCGGGGCCTCGCCCCCTGGGTGTCGCTGCCGGGCCGGGTGCCGTATGCCGAGGCCGCGTCGTGGCTCGGCCTGGGCGAGGTCGCCGTCTCTCCCAAACAGTCGCTCACCGAGGCGAACGGCAAGTTGTTGAACTACATGGCGTGCGGGTTGCCGACGGTGGCGACCGACACGCCCGTCAACCGCGAACTGCTCGGCGAGCACGGGGTCTTCGTCCCGGTGGGTGACGCCGACGCTCTGGCCGCCCGGCTCGTCGACCTACTGAGAGACGACGACCGTCGACGCGCGCTCGGCGATGCGCTCCGCCAGCGCGCCGAACAGGAGTTCGCCTGGCCGGCCCTCGCCCGCCGCCTGCTCGCCACCTACGAGCGCTCGGTGGCACCGCCCACCCGAGTGGCCGCATGACGCCGGGACTCGCCGCGGGCTCCGGTCGGGACCAACGCCGGCCCCTGCCGCGGCCTCGGGCCGAAGGGGCCCCATGATCGAGTCGATGCAGCGCGACCTCGGCACGCTCGCCCGCGACACCTTCGACCTCGTCGTCGTCGGCGGCGGCATCACCGGCGCGGCCATCGCCCACGATGCGACGCTGCGCGGGCTGCGCGTGGCCCTCGTCGAGAAGGACGACTTCGGGGGAGCGACATCGGCCGCCTCGTCGAAGCTGCTGCACGGCGGCGTGCGCTACCTCCAGCAGATGCAGTTCGGAAAAGTCCGCGAATCGGCCGTCGAGCGCGCGGCGTTCCAGCGCATCGCCCCGCACCTCTGCCGCTACGTGCCCTTCCTCATTCCGACCACGCGCGAGCTGGCGAAGGGACGGGCACTCGTCGGTGCCGGCCTCGGTGTCTACCAGGTCTTGACGGCAGGAGCCGACCGCGGCATCCCCGATGCGACCCGGAGGGCACCCGCGCCCCACTTCGTCGCGCGCGGCGAACTCGTTCGCCGCTATCCCGCCATCGAGGCGCTGGCTGGCCTCACCGGCGCGTGGGTCATCCACGAGTCGCACATGCACAGCTCCGAGCGCATGACGCTCGCCTTCCTGCGAACGGCGGCCGCGCACGGCGCGGTGCTGGCCAATTACGTGGCGGTCGACGAGTTCCTGCTCGAGGGGCAGCGGGTGGTCGGGGTGCGGGCCCGCGACGCGGCGACTGGTGCGCACATCGAGATCCGCGCGAGGCTCGTGGCGAACGCGGCCGGGCCCTGGATCGCCCGGCTCAACGATCGGCTCGGCCTGGCCCGGCTCGATCGCGACATCACGGGCTTCTCGAAGGGCGCGCACCTCATCACGCGCCCGATCGTCGGCGACACGGCCGTGGCCCTGCCGACACGCCTGCCCAATCAGGCCATCGTCAGCCGCGGCGGCCGTCACGTGTTCGTCATTCCCTGGCGGGGCCACGCGCTCGTCGGCACGACCAACGTGCCCTTCGACGGCGACCTCGACGAGGTGGGTGTCTCCGTCGACGAGATCGAGGTGTTCCTCGACGAAATCAACCAGGCGCTGCCCTCGGCCCGCCTGACGCTCGCCGACGTCCGTCATGCGTTCGCCGGGCTGTACCCGCTCACGGAGGACGTCATCCGCCCCGGCGTCTATCAGGGCACCGGCGTCTACCAACTCGTCGATCACGCCCGGTCGGCCGGACTCGACGGTGTGATCACGGTGCTCGGCGCCAAGTACACCACGGCGCGTGGGTTGGCCGAGCGTGCGGTCGACCTCGCCGTGCGCAAGATCGGGGTGCCGGCGAGGCCGTGCGCGTCGGCGACGACGCCGCTTGCCGGGGGCGCG
The Acidobacteriota bacterium DNA segment above includes these coding regions:
- a CDS encoding glycosyltransferase family 4 protein; protein product: MAIAPTPFFGDRGCHVRIYEEARALAALGVETEVVTYPVGHDPEGVRVHRAVRLPGVRPSALGPSWGRPLLDLSLLAATWRRARRFRPHVLHAHLHEGVLIGTIVRALTGIPLIADLQGSLTEELVDHRFLRTTGLLNMACRRFERWLTRRPDAILVSSAAASSLVTSGVAAPDRVVPLPDGVDLQQFRPGLGDAALRTALGLTGRRVVVFLGVLTPYQGVDALLDAVPRVAVEVPDVHFLVMGYPNEAHYRTLVQTRGLAPWVSLPGRVPYAEAASWLGLGEVAVSPKQSLTEANGKLLNYMACGLPTVATDTPVNRELLGEHGVFVPVGDADALAARLVDLLRDDDRRRALGDALRQRAEQEFAWPALARRLLATYERSVAPPTRVAA
- a CDS encoding glycerol-3-phosphate dehydrogenase/oxidase; protein product: MIESMQRDLGTLARDTFDLVVVGGGITGAAIAHDATLRGLRVALVEKDDFGGATSAASSKLLHGGVRYLQQMQFGKVRESAVERAAFQRIAPHLCRYVPFLIPTTRELAKGRALVGAGLGVYQVLTAGADRGIPDATRRAPAPHFVARGELVRRYPAIEALAGLTGAWVIHESHMHSSERMTLAFLRTAAAHGAVLANYVAVDEFLLEGQRVVGVRARDAATGAHIEIRARLVANAAGPWIARLNDRLGLARLDRDITGFSKGAHLITRPIVGDTAVALPTRLPNQAIVSRGGRHVFVIPWRGHALVGTTNVPFDGDLDEVGVSVDEIEVFLDEINQALPSARLTLADVRHAFAGLYPLTEDVIRPGVYQGTGVYQLVDHARSAGLDGVITVLGAKYTTARGLAERAVDLAVRKIGVPARPCASATTPLAGGATADVASLVREVASLDTEHVDAALAQHLVGHYGTEAAEIVALGRSRRQGLNRLSPLCEVVEAEVVHAVEHEMALRLDDVVFRRTGLGTLGHPGTAALERAAELMAETLGWDEARRAAEVARTHSHFPLGIRS